One region of Oryza sativa Japonica Group chromosome 5, ASM3414082v1 genomic DNA includes:
- the LOC4338851 gene encoding bidirectional sugar transporter SWEET1b: MEDLAKFLFGVSGNVIALFLFLSPVPTFWRIIRRKSTEDFSGVPYNMTLINCLLSAWYGLPFVSPNNILVSTINGAGAVIETAYVVVFLVFASTHKTRLRTLGLAAAVASVFAAVALVSLLALHGQHRKLLCGVAATVCSICMYASPLSIMRLVIKTKSVEYMPFLMSLAVFLCGTSWFIYGLLGRDPFVTIPNGCGSFLGAVQLVLYAIYRNNKGAGGGSGGKQAGDDDVEMAEGRNNKVADGGAADDDSTAGGKAGTEV; the protein is encoded by the exons ATGGAGGATTTGGCAAAGTTCTTGTTTGGAGTTTCTG GCAATGTCATCGCGCTCTTCCTCTTCTTATCCCCAGT GCCTACTTTCTGGAGGATCATTCGGAGGAAATCAACAGAGGATTTCTCTGGGGTGCCATACAACATGACACTCATCAACTGCCTCCTCTCTGCATG GTACGGGCTGCCGTTCGTGTCCCCAAACAACATCCTGGTGTCGACGAtcaacggcgccggcgcggtgaTCGAGACGGCGTACGTGGTGGTGTTCCTCGTGTTCGCCTCCACCCACAAGACGCGGCTGCGCACGCTCGgcctcgccgcggccgtcgcgTCGGTgttcgcggcggtggcgctcgtctccctcctcgccctccaCGGCCAGCACCGCAAGCTCCTCTgcggcgtcgccgccaccgtctgCTCCATCTGCATGTACGCCTCCCCCCTCTCCATCATG AGGCTGGTGATCAAGACGAAGAGCGTGGAGTACATGCCGTTCCTGATGTCGCTGGCCGTGTTCCTGTGCGGCACGTCGTGGTTCATCTACGGCTTGCTCGGCCGCGACCCCTTCGTCACG ATTCCGAACGGGTGCGGGAGCTTTCTTGGCGCCGTGCAGCTGGTGCTCTACGCCATCTACCGCAACAACaagggcgccggcggcggcagcggcggcaagcaggccggcgacgacgacgtggagatGGCCGAGGGGAGGAACAACAaggtcgccgacggcggcgccgccgacgacgactcgacggccggcggcaaggCGGGCACCGAAGTGTAG